Proteins encoded together in one Zonotrichia albicollis isolate bZonAlb1 unplaced genomic scaffold, bZonAlb1.hap1 Scaffold_254, whole genome shotgun sequence window:
- the LOC141727736 gene encoding olfactory receptor 14J1-like: MSNSSSIRHFLLMALADTRQLQLLHFCLLLGISLAALLANGLIISAVACGHHLHTPMFFFLLNLALTDLGSICTTVPKAMHNSLWDTRNISYTGCAAQLFFFMFFIGSEYFLLTVMCYDRYVSICKPLHYGTLLGSRACAHMAAAAWASGFLNALMHTANTFSLPLCHGNALGQFFCEIPPILKLSCSNSYLWELGLLAVSDCLAFGCFVFIVFSYVQIFRVVLRIPSEQGRHKAFSTCLPHLAVVSLFISTTAFAYLKPPSMSSPSLDLALSVLYSVVPPALNPLIYTLRNQELKAAVWTLMSGPFRKH; this comes from the coding sequence atgtccaacagcagctccatcaggcacttcctcctgatggcattggcagacacgcggcagctgcagctcctgcacttctgcctcttgctgggcatctccctggctgccctcctggccaacggcctcatcatcagcgccgtagcctgcggccaccacctgcacacgcccatgttcttcttcctgctcaacctggccctcactgacctgggctccatctgcaccactgtgcccaaagccatgcacaattccctctgggacaccaggaacatctcctacactgggtgtgctgctcagctctttttctttatgttcttcattGGATCAGAGTATTTCCTCCTTACCGtgatgtgctacgaccgctacgtgtccatctgcaaacccctgcactacgggaccctcctgggcagcagagcttgtgcccacatggcagcagctgcctgggccagtggctttctcaatgctctcatgcacacagccaatacattttccctgcccctgtgtcatggcaatgccctgggccagttcttctgtgaaatcccaccaatcctcaagctctcctgctccaattcCTACCTCTGGGAACTGGGGCTTCTTGCAGTCAGTGACTGTTTAgcatttggctgttttgtgttcattgttttctcttatgTTCAGATCTTCAGGGTGGttctgaggatcccctctgagcagggacggcacaaagccttttccacctgcctccctcacctggccgtggtctccctgttcatcAGCACTACAGcgtttgcctacctgaagcccccctccatgtcctccccatccctggatctggccctgtcagttctgtactcggtggtgcctccagccctgaaccccctcatctacaccctgaggaaccaggagctgaaggctgcagtgtggacactgatgagTGGACCATTTAGGAAACATTAA